One Epinephelus moara isolate mb chromosome 20, YSFRI_EMoa_1.0, whole genome shotgun sequence genomic window carries:
- the ppp1r15b gene encoding protein phosphatase 1 regulatory subunit 15B has product MATVVGSEKGSSERTAMERFGSGGMALLPWTKQMLTVLWEQLRLLVQVIYYTFMSVFQMFRFEVHVRITDETGQHIQHMTNATNPTESFLFSSLFDGDNGVMVGGSNPLSNFCADVGDSFAGKSTAEALLSSLRADDLCCGLVDDFVSRTAGKEESIFLGHQSSWKMGFPGDWKVFVSSSDSSSSNDGCHRSSEKVFKQDISKEKVFKQDTSEEERSFHWSSEEDQNVVEFDSEESKALWESLSKSSDPYNPFFFSACISTNTNMGKNKGKAMDSEADLMSVSKASEEMLGPRGLNIWVSRSDSESSWSSWASSDGSSPDIDEESERLLEFFSCPDDPYNPMCFTACTVTSATPQTTTVTKQQASLPAPPTKSDTDTEEKESSVPPSSEDDEEEQLWKALCQKDDPYHPLNFQACLQSSPTTTLQCGEDPDALYVHHTKNPPTKGKKCEKETKTNRKSRVTKPSRPERQLKHHSHPDKTLVPWKRPGQTPQSLPEETKDSKVSTSQKRVRFSPLVQVHVMRTWQFARQASRKGQWEEMARDRDRFRRRVQETEQAIGHCFTQQHRERMRAYLDGALK; this is encoded by the exons ATGGCCACGGTTGTTGGTTCGGAGAAGGGTTCTTCTGAACGGACGGCGATGGAGAGGTTCGGTAGCGGAGGGATGGCGCTTCTGCCTTGGACCAAACAGATGCTCACCGTACTGTGGGAACAGCTTCGGCTGCTGGTTCAAGTCATTTACTACACCTTCATGTCgg TTTTCCAGATGTTCCGGTTTGAGGTTCACGTGAGAATCACAGACGAGACGGGTCAGCACATCCAGCACATGACCAACGCCACAAACCCAACTGAATCCTTCCTGTTTTCCTCACTGTTTGACGGAGACAACGGAGTGATGGTTGGAGGTTCAAATCCCCTCTCAAACTTCTGTGCTGACGTGGGCGACTCCTTCGCTGGGAAATCCACTGCTGAGGCCCTGCTGTCCAGTCTGCGTGCCGACGACCTGTGCTGTGGACTGGTGGATGATTTTGTGTCCAGAACAGCTGGCAAAGAAGAGAGCATCTTTCTGGGACACCAATCCAGCTGGAAAATGGGCTTCCCTGGCGACTGGAAAGTTTTTGTATCAAGCAGCGACAGCTCCAGTTCTAACGACGGCTGTCATAGAAGTAGTGAGAAAGTCTTCAAACAGGATATTTCAAAGGAGAAAGTTTTTAAACAGGACACTTCAGAAGAGGAGAGAAGTTTTCACTGGAGTAGCGAAGAAGACCAGAACGTAGTTGAATTTGACAGTGAGGAAAGTAAGGCGCTTTGGGAGTCCCTGTCAAAATCCAGTGATCCGTACAACCCCTTCTTTTTCTCTGCGTGTAtttcaacaaacaccaacatGGGGAAAAATAAAGGCAAAGCGATGGACAGTGAGGCTGACCTCATGTCAGTGAGCAAGGCCAGCGAGGAGATGTTGGGGCCTAGAGGCCTCAACATCTGGGTCAGTCGCTCTGACAGCGAGAGCAGTTGGAGCAGCTGGGCCAGTTCGGACGGTTCAAGCCCCGACATTGACGAAGAGAGCGAGAGGCTCTTGGAGTTCTTTAGCTGTCCCGATGACCCCTACAATCCCATGTGCTTCACCGCCTGCACTGTCACCAGCGCAACACCTCAAACCACCACAGTCACTAAACAACAGgcctcacttcctgcccctCCCACCAAGtcggacacagacacagaggagaaggAAAGCAGCGTCCCTCCTTCATCAGAGGATGACGAAGAAGAGCAGCTATGGAAAGCTCTCTGCCAAAAGGATGACCCGTACCACCCTCTTAACTTTCAGGCCTGCCTGCAGAGCTCCCCAACAACGACACTCCAGTGTGGAGAAGATCCAGATGCCCTCTATGTCCACCACACAAAAAATCCACCCACAAAGGGCAAGAAATgtgaaaaagagacaaaaacaaatcgAAAATCCAGAGTCACCAAGCCCTCCCGGCCAGAGAGGCAGTTAAAGCATCACTCCCATCCAGACAAAACACTGGTGCCCTGGAAAAGACCTGGACAAACACCTCAGTCGCTGCCAGAGGAGACGAAGGACAGCAAAGTCAGCACAAGCCAGAAAAGG GTGCGATTTTCTCCTCTGGTCCAAGTCCACGTCATGCGGACCTGGCAGTTTGCCCGCCAGGCCTCTCGTAAAGG
- the rps13 gene encoding 40S ribosomal protein S13 has protein sequence MGRMHAPGKGLSQSALPYRRSVPTWLKLTSDDVKEQIFKLAKKGLTPSQIGVILRDSHGVAQVRFVTGNKILRILKSKGLAPDLPEDLYHLIKKAVAVRKHLERNRKDKDAKFRLILIESRIHRLARYYKTKRVLAPNWKYESSTASALVA, from the exons ATGGGTCGCATGCACGCTCCCGG AAAGGGCTTGTCCCAGTCAGCTCTGCCTTACAGGCGCAGTGTTCCCACT TGGCTGAAGCTCACATCAGATGATGTCAAAGAGCAGATCTTCAAGCTGGCCAAAAAGGGCCTGACCCCCTCTCAGATTG GTGTGATTCTGAGGGACTCCCATGGTGTGGCCCAAGTACGTTTTGTCACTGGCAACAAGATCCTGAGGATCCTGAAGTCCAAGGGTCTGGCCCCTGACCTGCCCGAGGATCTCTACCACCTCATCAAGAAGGCCGTGGCAGTCAGGAAGCAtctggagagaaacagaaag GACAAGGATGCCAAGTTCCGCCTGATTCTCATTGAGAGCAGGATCCACAGGCTGGCCCGTTACTACAAGACCAAGAGAGTACTGGCCCCCAACTGGAAGTA CGAGTCTTCTACAGCTTCTGCTCTGGTGGCATAA